Proteins encoded in a region of the Xylocopa sonorina isolate GNS202 chromosome 1, iyXylSono1_principal, whole genome shotgun sequence genome:
- the LOC143429663 gene encoding uncharacterized protein LOC143429663, protein MCERFAERLSRRTVDEEKWTSRCFRKLASLYGRSPCLWKKDATGYLDSERRHRAYARIHRAMGLPGVTFVEIVLKIREMRRFYVDELKRVLENASRGRRYQVSLPWFHELHRFLYPYLDYDEAVELHETCHEFTICGLHGGSSSENANDSDSDRLEAFSMTMTRYLKKMDKVCALRAQTEIQQMLKDMLNRSKVV, encoded by the exons ATGTGCGAGCGTTTCGCGGAACGGTTATCGCGAAGAACCGTCGACGAGGAGAAATGGACGAGCCGTTGTTTCCGGAAGCTGGCATCGCTTTACGGGAGGTCGCCTTGCCTGTGGAAGAAGGACGCGACAGGTTACCTGGACAGCGAGCGCAGGCATCGTGCCTACGCTCGGATTCATCGAGCCATGGGCCTGCCAGGGGTGACGTTCGTCGAGATCGTGTTAAAGATCCGCGAGATGCGACGGTTCTACGTGGACGAGTTGAAGAGGGTGCTGGAGAACGCGTCGCGCGGGCGTCGTTACCAGGTCTCGCTCCCGTGGTTCCACGAATTGCATCGATTCCTCTACCCGTACCTGGATTACGACGAGGCGGTCGAATTGCAC GAGACATGCCACGAATTTACGATCTGTGGGCTACACGGCGGATCGTCGAGTGAAAATGCAAACGACTCCGATTCGGATCGATTGGAAGCTTTTTCCATGACCATGACGCGGTATTTGAAAAAAATGGACAAAGTCTGCGCGCTCAGGGCCCAGACGGAAATTCAACAAATGTTAAAGGACATGCTAAACAGGTCGAAGGTAGTATAA